The following DNA comes from Candidatus Krumholzibacteriia bacterium.
CCGCTTGCCGCCACCCAGATGGGCCTGATCTACGTGAACCCCGAGGGCCCGAACGGCGAGCCCGATCCCATGGCCGCCGCCAAGGACATCCGTACCACCTTCGCACGCATGGCCATGAACGACGAGGAGACCGTCGCCCTGATCGCCGGCGGTCACACCCTGGGCAAGTCGCACGGCGCGGCCAAGGCCGACGAGTACGTGGCCGCCGACCCCGAAGGTGCTCCGGTCGAGGAGCAAGGTCTGGGATGGAAGAGCAGCTACGGCAGCGGCAAGGGCGCCGACACCATCACCAGCGGGATCGAGGGTGCATGGACGCCGTCGCCCGTGGAGTGGTCGCAGGGCTACTTCGAGGGTCTGTTCGAGTTCGAGTGGGAACTCGAGAAGGGCCCCGGCGGTGCGTGGCAGTGGACGCCGGTCGACATGGACCCGGTCGTGCCCGACGCCCACATCGAGGGCAAGATGAACAAGCCCATGATGCTGACCACCGACATCGCCCTGATCCGCGACCCGGTGTACAAGGAGATCTCGCAGCGCTTCTACGAGAATCCCGAGGAGTTCAACGAGGCCTTCGCGCGCGCGTGGTACAAGCTCACGCACCGCGACATGGGTCCGGTGACGCGCCTGCTCGGCCCCGAGGTCGCCGAGGTGCAGATCTGGCAGGATCCCGTGCCCGCCGTCGACCATGAACTGGTGGACGAGCAGGACGTCGAGCAGCTCGAGGCCGACATCCTCGACTCGGGCCTGTCGAACGCGCAGCTGGTCAAGACCGCGTGGGCCTCGGCCGCGAGCTTCCGTGACAGCGACAAGCGCGGTGGCGCCAACGGTGCGCGTATCCGCCTGGCTCCGCAGAAGGACTGGGCCGTGAACGAGCCGGCCGAGCTGGCCCCCGTGCTCGCGAAGCTCGAGACCGTGCAGGAGAACTTCAACAACTCCCAGCGCGGTGACACGCGCGTGTCGCTGGCCGACGTGATCGTGCTCGGCGGCGCGGCTGCCATCGAGGATGCTGCATCGAAGGCAGGCTACGACGTCACGGTTCCGTTCACTCCGGGCCGCACCGACGCGACCGACGAGATGACCGACGCCGCGTCGTTCGACGCCCTCGAGCTCACCGCCGACGGCTTCCGCAACTACCACTCCGACCAAGCGGTCATGCGGCCGGCCAAGGCCCTGGTCGATCGGGCGAACCAGCTCACGCTGACCGCGCCCGAGATGACCGTGCTCGTGGGTGGCCTGCGCGTGCTCGGCGCCAACCACGGCGGCACCGACCACGGCGTGCTGACCGACCGCCCCGGCGAGCTCACGAACGACTTCTTCGTGAACCTCATGAGCATGGACACCGAGTGGTCGAAGTCCGACGAGGGTGACCACGTGTACGAGGGCCGCGACCGCGCGTCGGGCGACCTGAAGTGGACCGCCACCTCGGTCGACCTGATCTTCGGTTCGCACTCGCAGCTGCGTGCCCTGGCCGAGGTCTACGCCGGCGAGGACGCCAAGCAGAAGTTCGTCGACGACTTCGTCGCCGCCTGGACCAAGGTCATGACGAACGATCGCTTCGATCTGACCGCCGTCGCCCGGGCCGACGGTCCGGAGTCGCAGACGGGCAAGTAGAACCGTTCCGTCGCGGGCTCGGGCCCGTGATGGTGGATGGACGACGGGCGGGAGGCATGGTCCTCCCGCCCGTTCTTCGTGGGTGGTGGTGTCGGAGTGGGTCGACATCGGCCTCGCCGTGACGCGTGCCCCGAGGCAGAGGACCCGGGACCGGCCCGCGGTTCCGACGGCTCACCTCCAGTGCCCCGATTCCCGGACGCGCGGCGCCTGTCTGCTGCCGTTCTCCACGCGCACACGTCGCGAGGACGTGTACAATCCGAGCCATTCGTTCACGGCAAAGCCCCTTCTCCCGGGCGGATGACCGCATGGCTCCTTCGACCGATGATCACTTCGCCCCCACTCCTCCCAAGCGCATCCTCTCTCTCGACGGAGGCGGAATCCGCGGTGTGTTGTCGCTGCAGATCCTCCGTCGCCTCGAGGAACTCTTCGGTTCGCCACTCAGTGATTCCTTCGACCTGATCGGCGGCACGTCGACGGGGTCGATCATCGCGACGGGGCTGGCGCTGGGATGGTCGGTCGATCAGCTCCAGGAGATGTACCGTGAGCTCGGACACGTCGTGTTCCGCCGGCACCCGCTGCGCATCGGCTTCCTGAATGCGAAGTTCCCGCGGGAACCGCTCGAGCGCGCACTCGTCGATGCGTTCGGTGACACTTGCCTGGGTGACGAAGCCGTGCGCACTGGACTCGCGATCGTCTGCAAACGGCTCGACACCGGGAGCCCCTGGGTTCTGCACAACAATCCGCGCGGAAAGTTCTTCGAATCGGAGGACCCGGCGGCGCACGCCCCGAACCGGGCGTACCGACTGCGGGAACTCGTCCGCGCGAGCACGGCCGCGCCCTACTACTTCGACCCCGAGCACATCGAGGTGGCCGAGGGTGAGGTCGGTCTCTTCATCGATGGTGGCGTGAGCCCGCACGACAATCCGGCACTGCAGCTTCTGCTGCTCGCG
Coding sequences within:
- the katG gene encoding catalase/peroxidase HPI → MTRFSRAMMSLAVLFAAVPALAQDSPHRNYPPQADAETHPPRGVMTNQDWWPSQLDMGILHQNSEKSTPLGTDFDYAAEFQELDLAAVKKDLEELMTDSQDWWPADWGHYGPLFIRMAWHSAGTYRVSDGRGGASDGTQRFAPLNSWPDNANLDKARRLLWPVKQKYGQRISWADLMILAGNVAFESMGFETFGFGGGREDVWEPQTDIYWGPEGEWLADARHSKDRELEKPLAATQMGLIYVNPEGPNGEPDPMAAAKDIRTTFARMAMNDEETVALIAGGHTLGKSHGAAKADEYVAADPEGAPVEEQGLGWKSSYGSGKGADTITSGIEGAWTPSPVEWSQGYFEGLFEFEWELEKGPGGAWQWTPVDMDPVVPDAHIEGKMNKPMMLTTDIALIRDPVYKEISQRFYENPEEFNEAFARAWYKLTHRDMGPVTRLLGPEVAEVQIWQDPVPAVDHELVDEQDVEQLEADILDSGLSNAQLVKTAWASAASFRDSDKRGGANGARIRLAPQKDWAVNEPAELAPVLAKLETVQENFNNSQRGDTRVSLADVIVLGGAAAIEDAASKAGYDVTVPFTPGRTDATDEMTDAASFDALELTADGFRNYHSDQAVMRPAKALVDRANQLTLTAPEMTVLVGGLRVLGANHGGTDHGVLTDRPGELTNDFFVNLMSMDTEWSKSDEGDHVYEGRDRASGDLKWTATSVDLIFGSHSQLRALAEVYAGEDAKQKFVDDFVAAWTKVMTNDRFDLTAVARADGPESQTGK
- a CDS encoding patatin-like phospholipase family protein produces the protein MAPSTDDHFAPTPPKRILSLDGGGIRGVLSLQILRRLEELFGSPLSDSFDLIGGTSTGSIIATGLALGWSVDQLQEMYRELGHVVFRRHPLRIGFLNAKFPREPLERALVDAFGDTCLGDEAVRTGLAIVCKRLDTGSPWVLHNNPRGKFFESEDPAAHAPNRAYRLRELVRASTAAPYYFDPEHIEVAEGEVGLFIDGGVSPHDNPALQLLLLA